ACCGAACTGGTGACGGCTTCACCGTGGGAGACCGCCGCCGAGGTCGCGCGTAAGATGCGCGACTACAAAGTGGGAAGCGTACTCATCGCCAATGAGGGTAAGCTTCTGGGCCTTATTACCGACCGAGAGATGGCCATCAAGTGCGTCGCCGAAGGATGGAACTCCCAGACCACGCGGATCGAGGAGATCATGACCCGGAATCCCTACACGATTAATCCCGATTTCGAGATGGCGGAGGCCGCGCGGCTCTTTGGCCAGCGCAAGGTCAGGCGCTTCCCCGTGGTCGAGGATGGGCAGAAGCTGCTTGGTATCCTTTCCGTCGCTGATGTGGCCCCTGACTTGAAGATGTACTTTGACGGGATCTTCCATGAACTTGTCGAATGGCGTCACGAGGCAAAGGGCCAGCACGCCGGATGGGAGAGCAGTTGTCACTAGGAGGTCTGACCCGGCCCTAAAGGATTGCGGAAAAGCAGCCACCAGCGATACGCGATCGGCTAAGCGTGTTGCTGGTGGCTGTTGCCTTGGAAGAGCGCAAGATTACACTGGGCGTCCTGTTCCAGGAGCCGCCGCATGGCCGCGAGATCCTCCGGGGGTAGCAGTTCGGGTAAGTGGTGGAGGCAAAGGGGGCTCCGGTCGGTCATAATCTTCCCCTCAATGACATCAGCCAGGTAAAAGAGGTGAGCCCCAGCCCCGGCATCAAGTACGGTCCTGACCTGGCACTCCAGGTAGCCGACGGTTCCTGACAGGATTGGACTGCCGGTGACCCCACGCTCAAAGGGGAGCGTCGCAAATTTGTCCATCTCTCGGCCGGACCGAAAACCGAAGTGGGTGACCAACGGCCATTGATCTTTTCCAAGCAGATTCAGCGCAAACCGTTGGCTTATCTCGATCAGCTCGCGTGTAAAGGTTGTCCGGCCGATTCCAACCAGAATACGAGGGATTTGCGGGACGATGGTCGCCGGCATCACCCAGCACACAATCTGGCCGCTGCGTCGGTCCTGATGGGCCGCAGTCAGCACGAAGATTTCATAATCCAGCTTGCCGAGCACCGCCGCAACATTATTGACCTCCATGGTACCTCCTCTGGTTGCGCGATCTTGCACCTTGGGACCTCGTCTACGCAGGACTGCGATCATCCTTTCTAGCATAATTCCTGTCACGACCCAAGCGTTGGCAGGGAGCCAGAGGATTGAGTCAGCACTTGACGAACACGATACCAACGTTACAGTGCCAAGAGGCCGCAACCAGTGGTGCATGGTTGCCTCATACGTCAGCGCGCGACAGGAGATTATATCGTGGATT
Above is a genomic segment from Candidatus Methylomirabilis lanthanidiphila containing:
- a CDS encoding inosine 5'-monophosphate dehydrogenase; amino-acid sequence: MKVRDGMVTELVTASPWETAAEVARKMRDYKVGSVLIANEGKLLGLITDREMAIKCVAEGWNSQTTRIEEIMTRNPYTINPDFEMAEAARLFGQRKVRRFPVVEDGQKLLGILSVADVAPDLKMYFDGIFHELVEWRHEAKGQHAGWESSCH
- the hrb gene encoding High molecular weight rubredoxin, translated to MEVNNVAAVLGKLDYEIFVLTAAHQDRRSGQIVCWVMPATIVPQIPRILVGIGRTTFTRELIEISQRFALNLLGKDQWPLVTHFGFRSGREMDKFATLPFERGVTGSPILSGTVGYLECQVRTVLDAGAGAHLFYLADVIEGKIMTDRSPLCLHHLPELLPPEDLAAMRRLLEQDAQCNLALFQGNSHQQHA